Sequence from the Nitrosospira multiformis genome:
TTACGGGCGTGCTGTCGCTGATTATTATCGTTGTGTCGGGATTGTTCGTCGGCATGGTGCTGGGTTTACAGGGCTATGAAACGTTACAGAGATTCGGTGCAGAATCCGCTGTCGGTACAATGGTTGCGCTGTCGCTCGTTCGGGAACTGGGGCCTGTTGTGGCGGCGCTATTGTTCGCCAGCCGTGCCGGGTCTGCCATTACCGCTGAAATCGGCTTGATGAAGGCCACGGATCAATTGGCGGCGATGGAAATGATGGCGGTGGATCCGATTGCCCGGGTGGTGGCTCCCCGGTTCTGGGCGGGTGTAATTTCGATGCCGTTTCTGGCGGCGCTGTTTTCGGTGGTTGGCGTATTTGGGGGTTATCTGGTAGCGGTGGTACTTATCGGGGTGGATGAGGGTTCATTCTGGTCGCAGATGCAAAACGCGGTGGATTTCCGGTACGACATCGTCAACGGTGTCATCAAGACCTGTGTTTTTGGTGTAGCCGTAACGGCAATTGCGGTGTTCGAGGGTTATGATGCATCGCCCACGGCTGAAGGGGTGTCCGGCGCAACCACCCGCACCGTGGTGACTTCCTCGCTGGCGATTCTGGGATTGGATTTTGTTTTGACCTCGGTCATGTTCAGGGGAATGAGCTGATGCAGCGAACAACGATGGATTTGTGGGTAGGTGTATTTGTCATGGCCGGAATCGGCGCATTGCTGGTTTTGGCTTTGAAAGTGGGAAATCTGGGTACTTATAGCGAAGCAGAGAGCTATACATTGATTGGAAATTTTGAGAATATCGGCGGTTTGAAAGTCAGAGCCCCGGTAAAAAGCGCAGGTGTGGTAGTGGGACGTATAACGGATATTCAGTTCAACACCGAGACCTACGATGCCGCGGTGACCATGAACATAGACCGTCGCTATCAA
This genomic interval carries:
- the mlaE gene encoding lipid asymmetry maintenance ABC transporter permease subunit MlaE; this translates as MPRRIVVGIRGVGHRVIDSIWRLGYASRFFLLTLLKSGTSFRRFGLIIRELYFTGVLSLIIIVVSGLFVGMVLGLQGYETLQRFGAESAVGTMVALSLVRELGPVVAALLFASRAGSAITAEIGLMKATDQLAAMEMMAVDPIARVVAPRFWAGVISMPFLAALFSVVGVFGGYLVAVVLIGVDEGSFWSQMQNAVDFRYDIVNGVIKTCVFGVAVTAIAVFEGYDASPTAEGVSGATTRTVVTSSLAILGLDFVLTSVMFRGMS
- the mlaD gene encoding outer membrane lipid asymmetry maintenance protein MlaD, with protein sequence MQRTTMDLWVGVFVMAGIGALLVLALKVGNLGTYSEAESYTLIGNFENIGGLKVRAPVKSAGVVVGRITDIQFNTETYDAAVTMNIDRRYQFPRDTFASILTSGLLGEQYIGLAAGGDETVLKNGDKIMKTNSAMVLEEMIGRFLFDKASENKASEDGDSDDDGKK